In a single window of the Neodiprion virginianus isolate iyNeoVirg1 chromosome 1, iyNeoVirg1.1, whole genome shotgun sequence genome:
- the LOC124296805 gene encoding TELO2-interacting protein 1 homolog — translation MERFKIFEGFTKLTPLCDSLRKNPNIIDTDQLRDHVQQISPAIIQDLQEHILLPLVTNLLKDDVSKEIKLHLVNCLRAVLLKTRMAKVDVVTRLFTTLVYQIFDKEQKTMVIQYHEELKESVLLCISDLICRSCTDVIEAFYVRKNIGKFSQAIYCCVSIAKTERSQSLRLAAIETIITLSLVHNNSDTIDAVLRAQAANLIMLLSPGIITGLQETAQGSEIQGHKIPMMALRALNRILCLIMEDLPESDTVTQLISLSTCDTKPSTDPLGLSSRTKDGMMKFMETASRTLQWLDAASAKLNICIQALAGLVKHSHSKVRMELAEFAGALLLNCPRNMKPNHKELTKILITLSEDDTDEVRTAAITALDKIRTKYAEGSNTARPILEELEESFYTLLTKLPRIMRTGDHSEQMSCLNQLGGYIKILGTEQLPQIMSSVAHLQRLLLALVYTIELDCGDVSLLEDVAIKDFDNIVHHHGFDSWRHFKFLRDSIAETKVITVCRLLGENGDMKILVDTILDMMSNMTQYRKELTLLLNWIIGVPVTNSTDLSEYQSVVQYYVTESTWNLPLCISSDVTLREAQSNVAQSCLLLEGLGIIARTLKEEFQRFLLHTLYLVIEKAGSRQTLISIAGFHTLSSFAEAMQYAAIGNLLQANVDYLSYHIMLKLRRVERNSGVLDVVGVVVKQCTMDVLPPLEKIVQDVLSQSNSNFQERNTYSFLKVFHTFVTCVRRLLGSNPDETIYNENTIVLTDKAETVIKILLEYSEAKTVSNQLEGDEIGEEISDLKEEENHDLQDYNNYEDEEKRVIPLHIKMTVAIMNRCIHFLPSKDVAVKLLTIETLQEGLIILSDWENELLPIVHQLWHPLVHRFRDSSPIIINRAWGLLCTLAKVSKDFIRSRTLKEVLPALADFLTKTAKESYKKDSGSVYKYTQIFKLQRELLSQLGDIVDCLKIHERELWNVLEAAKPYLSKYQHRDLQVKCVELYKNIADYNEDIVWIKCLSIISSPNKSASTTEPTCSSGIEKVANFNIQNEYQVNIETIVTYIQDKTFNM, via the exons ATGGAGCGGTTTAAAATATTCGAAGGTTTTACAAAACTCACACCACTTTGTGacagtttgagaaaaaatccaaatattATTGACACTGATCAACTGAGAGATCATGTTCAGCAAATATCACCTGCGATAATACAAGATCTTCAAGAGCACATCTTGCTGCCTCTTGTAACTAATTTGTTAAAAGACGATGTGAG CAAGGAGataaaattacatttagtCAATTGTCTGCGAGCTGTACTTCTAAAGACACGGATGGCAAAGGTGGATGTAGTAACACGATTATTCACAACCCTTGTTTaccaaattttcgacaaagaaCAGAAAACGATGG TTATACAATATCACGAAGAGTTAAAAGAGAGCGTACTGTTGTGTATAAGCGATTTGATATGCCGAAGTTGTACCGATGTAATTGAAGCATTTTACGTTCGTAAAAACATTGGAAAATTTAGCCAGGCCATATATTGTTGCGTATCCATTGCTAAGACGGAAAGATCGCAATCATTGAG ATTGGCAGCAATCGAGACGATAATAACCTTGTCACTAGTCCACAATAATTCAGATACAATTGATGCAGTGCTTCGTGCTCAAGCAGCAAATTTAATTATGCTGCTGTCTCCTGGTATCATAACTGGACTTCAAGAAACAGCTCAGGGATCTGAAATACAAGGACATAAGATTCCAATG ATGGCCCTTCGAGCATTAAACAGAATACTTTGTCTAATAATGGAAGATTTGCCGGAATCTGATACAGTAACTCAGTTAATTTCGCTTTCCACATGCGATACTAAGCCATCTACTGATCCCTTGGGTCTATCGTCAAGAACTAAAGATGgaatgatgaaattcatggAAACAGCGAGTCGAACCCTGCAATGGCTAGATGCTGCTTCGGCAAAACTTAACATTTGCATACAAGCATTGGCAGGATTAGTGAAACATTCTCATTCAAAGGTGAGAATGGAATTGGCTGAATTCGCAGGCGCGTTGCTGCTCAACTGTCCAAG aAACATGAAGCCAAATCACAAAGAATTAACAAAGATATTGATCACTCTGTCTGAAGATGACACTGACGAAGTTAGGACAGCAGCAATCACAGCATTGGATAAAATCAGGACAAAATATGCCGAAGGAAGTAACACAGCCAGACCTATTCTAGAGGAGTTGGAAGAATCTTTCTACACTTTACTCACGAAACTACCAAGAATCATGCGAACAGGTG ATCACTCTGAACAGATGTCTTGCCTTAATCAATTAGGAGGATACATTAAAATCCTTGGGACAGAGCAGCTACCCCAAATTATGTCGTCAGTAGCGCATCTTCAGAGATTACTGTTGGCTCTTGTTTACACCATTGAACTAGATTGCGGTGATGTTTCACTTTTGGAAGATGTAGCTATTAAAG ATTTCGACAACATAGTTCATCATCACGGTTTTGATTCGTGGagacatttcaaatttcttcgtGATTCAATTGCAGAAACAAAGGTTATCACTGTTTGCAGACTTCTTGGCGAGAACGGGGACATGAAAATATTAGTAGATACAATTCTTGACATGATGTCAAACATGACGCAATATAGGAAAGAGTTAACGCTGTTATTAAATTGGATTATAGGTG TACCAGTAACAAATTCAACCGATTTATCAGAGTATCAGTCCGTTGTTCAATACTATGTAACAGAAAGTACTTGGAACCTACCTCTTTGCATATCATCAGACGTAACTCTTCGAGAAGCACAAAGCAATGTTGCACAGTCTTGCCTACTGCTGGAAGGTTTGGGAATCATTGCTCGAACCCTCAAAGAAGAATTCCAAAGATTTCTTTTACACACACTTTACCTCGTCATTGAAAAAGCTG GAAGCAGGCAAACGTTAATCAGTATTGCCGGTTTTCATACTCTGTCATCATTTGCCGAGGCAATGCAATATGCAGCGATAGGGAACCTTCTTCAGGCTAACGTTGATTATTTGTCTTATCACATCATGTTGAAGCTGCGTAGAGTTGAGCGTAATTCTGGTGTGTTAGACGTTGTTGGTGTAGTCGTCAAGCAATGTACAATGGACGTACTGCCACCCCtagaaaaaatcgttcaaGATGTACTTTCGCAGAGTAATTCAAACTTCCAAGAAAGAAACACTTACtcatttttaaaagtttttcatacttttgtTACTTGTGTAAGAAGATTACTAGGAAGTAACCCAGACGAAACTATATACAATGAAAACACAATAGTTTTAACAGATAAAGCAGAAAcggtaattaaaatattattagaaTACTCAGAAGCAAAAACGGTTTCTAATCAACTAGAAGGTGATGAAATTGGAGAAGAAATTTCGGATctaaaggaagaagaaaatcatGACTTGCAGGACTACAACAATTACGAAG ATGAAGAGAAGCGAGTCATACCGTTACACATAAAAATGACCGTGGCAATAATGAACCGATGCATCCATTTCTTGCCTTCCAAAGATGTTGCAGTAAAGCTACTCACAATAGAAACACTACAGGAAGGTCTTATTATTTTGAGTGATTGGGAAAATGAATTGTTACCCATTGTGCACCAACTTTGGCATCCGTTGGTCCACAGATTCCGAGATTCCAGTCCAATAATCATTAATCGTGCATGGGGTCTACTCTGCACTCTTGCCAAAGTATCAAAGGACTTCATAAGATCGAGAACGCTGAA AGAAGTGTTGCCAGCTCTTGCAGATTTCTTGACAAAAACAGCAAAGGAAAGTTATAAAAAGGATTCTGGTAGTGTATACAAGTATACTCAAATATTTAAACTGCAGAGAGAATTACTTTCTCAGTTAGGAGACATTGTCGactgtttaaaaattcacgaacGAGAATTATGGAATGTATTAGAAGCAGCAAAGCCTTATCTCAGCAAATATCAACATCGTGATTTACAG GTCAAGTGCGTggaattgtataaaaatattgctgATTACAATGAGGATATTGTTTGGATAAAATGTCTCAGTATTATAAGTTCACCCAACAAATCTGCTAGTACAACTGAACCAACGTGTTCTTCGGGTATCGAAAAG GTGGCAAATTTCAATATACAAAACGAATATCAGGTGAATATAGAAACGATCGTAACTTACATTCAAGATAAAACGTTcaatatgtaa